In Aquimarina sp. TRL1, a single window of DNA contains:
- a CDS encoding D-cysteine desulfhydrase family protein, which yields MASKYNLGFFPTPLHELKTLSTLYDNYTIYIKRDDQTGLATGGNKTRKLEYLLQEALHQGCDAIITAGAQQSNHCRQTAAACAIANLECHLMLGGTRPDQFDGNLLLSSILGATIHFTGDNRKGEDIISLKKQLEQQGKKPYIIPYGGSNSIGAMGFVHAIKELKAQLSSQQVQIDYIFFASSSGGMQAGVTMGCEIYDLNTTLIPINIDKDETHGTALEQVVLDIIREGSKTLPINRSYTIDDIPLNKEYDEAGYGVFTHQENKAITTLAQKEGILLDPVYTGRAFYGMIDHLEKKKIPVNSKVLFWHTGGFPAIFKFTEALSPQTKAAYE from the coding sequence ATGGCTTCAAAATATAATCTCGGTTTTTTTCCGACACCTCTTCATGAATTAAAAACACTTTCTACGTTATACGACAATTATACTATCTATATAAAACGTGATGATCAAACAGGTTTGGCTACTGGAGGAAATAAGACCAGAAAACTTGAATACTTATTACAAGAAGCTTTGCATCAAGGGTGTGATGCGATAATTACTGCAGGAGCGCAACAATCTAATCACTGTCGTCAAACGGCTGCTGCCTGTGCTATAGCTAATCTAGAATGTCATTTAATGCTCGGAGGTACACGCCCGGATCAATTTGATGGGAATTTATTGCTATCCTCGATTCTTGGAGCTACCATTCATTTTACAGGAGACAATAGAAAAGGAGAAGATATTATTTCCTTAAAAAAACAATTAGAACAACAAGGGAAAAAACCCTATATAATTCCATATGGAGGATCTAATAGTATTGGGGCAATGGGATTTGTCCACGCTATAAAAGAACTAAAAGCACAGCTTTCCTCTCAACAGGTACAAATAGATTACATCTTTTTTGCCTCCAGTTCTGGAGGAATGCAGGCCGGGGTAACAATGGGGTGTGAAATATACGATCTAAATACAACCTTAATCCCTATTAATATCGATAAAGATGAAACTCATGGAACAGCTTTAGAGCAAGTGGTATTGGACATTATTCGAGAAGGCAGCAAGACATTGCCAATTAATCGCAGCTATACTATTGACGATATTCCACTAAATAAAGAATATGATGAGGCTGGTTATGGTGTATTTACGCACCAAGAAAATAAGGCCATCACTACCCTGGCACAAAAAGAAGGGATTCTTTTGGATCCTGTATATACTGGACGAGCATTTTATGGAATGATCGATCACCTGGAAAAGAAAAAGATACCAGTAAATTCTAAGGTACTGTTTTGGCATACAGGAGGATTTCCTGCAATTTTTAAATTTACGGAAGCATTAAGCCCACAAACGAAAGCTGCTTATGAATAA
- a CDS encoding UpxY family transcription antiterminator has product MNKPIKSGWYVLYVRSRHEKKVEKLLKENQIKAYLPLIKTVRKWSDRTKTVELPLFPSYVFVYINSSMDFYKTLSIEGTGACIRFGSDYAIVKENEIKKIKLLTSTEEITNIEKKLDMPKVGEIKTIEQGPLCGLECEIVKTNNENKIVVRIDSIQQNITATIPSYYLSSSLCVN; this is encoded by the coding sequence ATGAATAAACCTATAAAGAGCGGTTGGTATGTCCTCTATGTAAGATCAAGACATGAAAAAAAAGTAGAAAAACTCCTAAAAGAAAATCAAATAAAAGCGTATTTACCTCTGATTAAAACGGTTAGAAAATGGAGTGACCGGACGAAAACAGTAGAATTGCCATTATTCCCATCGTATGTATTTGTATATATTAATTCTTCGATGGATTTTTATAAAACACTGTCCATAGAAGGTACGGGGGCTTGTATTCGATTTGGATCAGATTATGCAATTGTAAAAGAAAATGAGATAAAAAAAATAAAACTATTAACCAGTACTGAAGAGATTACTAATATTGAAAAAAAACTGGATATGCCCAAAGTAGGGGAAATCAAAACAATAGAACAAGGACCTCTGTGTGGTTTGGAATGTGAAATAGTAAAAACAAATAATGAAAATAAAATTGTAGTAAGGATAGATTCTATTCAGCAAAATATCACTGCGACAATACCTTCATACTATTTGTCAAGTTCATTATGTGTTAATTAG
- a CDS encoding tryptophan-rich sensory protein codes for MKYLFFLIIFLIINFAALGIGVYLMNNGPVSEWYISLNKAPWSPPNWLFGVAWSFIMVCFSFYMANLVVVRINKQIIVLFFAQFFLNFFWNFAFFNQHWVMEAFIILLVLTAILGFFLIRYARDVKQFSLLALPYFVWLLLACSLNGYVVFNN; via the coding sequence ATGAAGTACCTTTTTTTTCTGATCATCTTTTTGATCATAAATTTTGCAGCGCTGGGAATAGGAGTCTATTTAATGAATAATGGACCAGTATCAGAATGGTACATATCACTAAATAAAGCACCTTGGTCTCCACCAAATTGGTTATTCGGAGTTGCCTGGTCTTTTATAATGGTATGTTTTTCTTTTTATATGGCAAATCTCGTTGTTGTTCGAATAAATAAACAAATAATAGTGCTGTTTTTTGCACAATTCTTTTTGAATTTTTTCTGGAATTTTGCCTTTTTTAATCAGCACTGGGTCATGGAAGCTTTTATTATATTACTAGTACTGACAGCTATCTTAGGATTTTTCCTAATCAGATATGCACGGGATGTAAAACAATTTTCTTTATTGGCATTACCCTATTTTGTATGGTTGTTATTGGCGTGTTCCCTAAATGGATATGTAGTGTTTAATAATTAA
- a CDS encoding glutathione peroxidase, which translates to MKYFYKLLLCIVVTISCNQKKEAKNPSIYDIEIQSITGETMKLSDYKGKKILIVNVASKCGFTKQYKGLQALYEKHQDSLVIIGVPCNQFGQQEPGTKTEIQSFCKLNYGVTFPLTEKVNVQGEEQHHLYQWLTDKTYNKSKNSKVKWNFQKYLISEQGTLLDVFSSEIPPLSDQITKYL; encoded by the coding sequence ATGAAATATTTTTATAAACTATTACTATGTATTGTGGTAACAATTAGCTGTAATCAAAAAAAAGAAGCTAAAAATCCCAGTATATATGATATAGAGATTCAATCTATTACAGGAGAAACAATGAAGCTTTCCGATTATAAAGGAAAAAAAATACTGATTGTCAATGTAGCATCAAAATGTGGTTTTACTAAACAGTACAAAGGATTACAGGCTCTATACGAAAAACACCAGGATTCTCTTGTTATTATAGGAGTACCCTGTAATCAATTTGGACAACAGGAACCAGGAACCAAAACTGAAATACAATCTTTTTGTAAGTTAAATTATGGTGTTACATTTCCATTAACAGAAAAAGTAAACGTACAAGGAGAGGAGCAACACCATTTGTATCAGTGGTTAACAGATAAAACCTATAATAAAAGTAAAAACTCTAAGGTAAAATGGAATTTTCAAAAATACCTGATAAGTGAACAAGGAACATTACTAGATGTTTTTTCCTCAGAAATTCCTCCACTAAGTGATCAAATAACAAAATACTTATAA
- a CDS encoding FHA domain-containing protein, which translates to MATLKDNQLGKVIVLSTQHLFGRNKAVVNTFLPENDVSKSHAIIFWKGDSWYLQDQSKNGTLVDNKFIHNDIIQLKVGQKIKFTQRNDSFWKITNLNKPCSYIQNIFDASYIELDLGVLLINNDVKDCMLYINEDKKWILENDERSMIINDGDFIRFQNQHWIFHKNEDLEDTVRSKNILKNITFLFEVCPSYNEVIITVLINDYKIVLGASSSHLILLLLAKKVQEDMSLEIPSSHIGWIKTETLIDVLNESISGHIDSHFINEQLYQVRKELYEIENYGHLLGSLIEKKNARIRFNHSRIAITESSTSLKID; encoded by the coding sequence ATGGCAACCCTAAAAGATAATCAACTTGGTAAAGTTATTGTGCTAAGCACCCAGCATCTATTTGGTAGAAATAAAGCCGTAGTAAACACTTTTTTACCGGAAAATGATGTTTCAAAAAGTCATGCTATTATATTTTGGAAAGGGGATTCCTGGTATTTACAAGATCAAAGCAAAAATGGAACACTTGTAGATAACAAATTTATTCACAATGATATTATTCAATTAAAAGTTGGTCAAAAAATAAAATTCACCCAACGAAATGACTCTTTTTGGAAAATTACAAACCTCAACAAACCCTGTAGTTATATTCAAAATATTTTTGATGCTTCTTATATAGAATTAGATCTCGGAGTATTATTAATTAATAATGATGTAAAAGATTGTATGTTATACATTAATGAGGACAAAAAATGGATTTTAGAAAATGATGAACGATCTATGATCATTAATGATGGGGATTTTATCCGTTTTCAAAATCAACATTGGATATTTCATAAAAATGAAGACCTTGAAGATACAGTACGCTCTAAAAACATCCTAAAAAATATCACATTCTTATTCGAAGTATGCCCCTCTTATAATGAAGTTATTATTACGGTTTTAATCAATGATTATAAAATCGTATTAGGCGCATCTTCATCTCACCTTATTTTACTTTTATTAGCTAAAAAAGTACAGGAAGATATGTCTCTGGAAATCCCTTCATCCCATATCGGATGGATAAAAACCGAAACGCTCATCGATGTTCTCAATGAATCTATCTCTGGACATATTGATAGTCATTTCATCAATGAACAGCTATATCAAGTAAGAAAAGAATTATACGAGATTGAGAACTATGGTCATCTATTAGGTAGTCTAATCGAAAAGAAAAATGCACGAATTCGCTTTAATCATTCTCGCATTGCTATTACAGAATCATCAACATCATTAAAAATAGATTAA
- a CDS encoding transglutaminase family protein has protein sequence MNNIEVYLQPTRYIDYRTDEIQQIVGAFLNQSYSQKEIAIQLYLTVRDQWRYNPYHLSFTENAYKASTIAVKKEGHCVDKSILLIACLRAVGIPARIHLAKVKNHIAVERLTEKFGTNEITPHGMVNLFLEGSWVKVSPAFNKELCYKCNVPPLDFDGKKDAIFQQYDNTGNLFMEYLDDYGHFEDIPTEFIFENFKANYPHIYKIFEGSNEIQL, from the coding sequence ATGAATAATATAGAAGTTTACTTACAGCCAACCCGATATATTGATTATCGCACTGATGAAATCCAACAAATCGTAGGTGCATTTCTCAATCAATCCTATTCTCAAAAAGAAATAGCTATACAGTTATATCTAACAGTCAGAGATCAATGGAGGTACAATCCCTATCATCTCAGTTTTACTGAGAATGCATATAAAGCAAGTACAATAGCTGTCAAAAAGGAAGGACATTGTGTTGATAAATCTATACTACTTATTGCATGTCTTCGGGCTGTTGGCATTCCCGCCAGAATTCATCTTGCCAAAGTAAAAAATCATATCGCAGTGGAGCGTCTTACAGAGAAATTCGGTACCAATGAAATTACACCACATGGAATGGTGAATCTTTTTTTAGAGGGTTCATGGGTTAAAGTATCCCCTGCATTTAATAAAGAACTCTGTTATAAATGCAATGTCCCTCCACTAGATTTTGATGGAAAAAAGGATGCGATCTTTCAACAATATGATAATACAGGGAATCTATTCATGGAATATTTAGATGATTACGGTCATTTTGAAGATATTCCAACAGAATTCATTTTTGAAAATTTCAAAGCAAATTATCCTCACATATATAAAATCTTCGAAGGCTCGAATGAAATACAACTATAG